A region of Gracilinanus agilis isolate LMUSP501 chromosome 3, AgileGrace, whole genome shotgun sequence DNA encodes the following proteins:
- the EIF1AX gene encoding eukaryotic translation initiation factor 1A, X-chromosomal, translating to MPKNKGKGGKNRRRGKNENESEKRELVFKEDGQEYAQVIKMLGNGRLEAMCFDGVKRLCHIRGKLRKKVWINTSDIILVGLRDYQDNKADVILKYNADEARSLKAYGELPEHAKINETDTFGPGDDDEIQFDDIGDDDEDIDDI from the exons gAAAGGGAGGTAAAAATAGACGCAGAGGAAAGAACGAAAATGAATCTGAAAAAAGAGAGTTGGTGTTCAAAGAAGATGGACAGG AATATGCCCAGGTgatcaaaatgttgggaaatggaAGATTAGAAGCAATGTGTTTTGATGGTGTGAAGAGGTTATGTCATATCAgagggaaattaagaaaaaag GTTTGGATAAATACATCAGACATTATATTGGTTGGCCTCCGAGACTACCAG GATAACAAAGCTGATGTTATACTAAAATACAATGCAGATGAAGCAAGAAGTTTAAAGGCATATGGGGAACTTCCAGAGCATG CCAAAATCAACGAAACAGACACATTTGGTCCTGGAGATGATGATGAAATCCAATTTGATGATATCGGGGATGATGATGAAGACATTGATGAT